In Synechococcus sp. PCC 6312, one genomic interval encodes:
- a CDS encoding NAD(P)H-quinone oxidoreductase subunit J — protein sequence MTEPTAASTPETAIIEASPTSRLLTQAGLPHEYLGLDSSGVQMIKVERENLIAVSQALVAAGFNYLQCQGGYDLGPGQELVSFYHLVKLTDDAVQPEELRLKVFLPRDDARMPSVYWIWKTADWQERETYDMYGIIYEGHPHLKRLLMPEDWVGYPLRKDYITPDFYELQEAY from the coding sequence ATGACCGAACCAACCGCAGCATCTACCCCTGAAACGGCCATTATTGAAGCAAGTCCCACCTCGCGATTATTAACCCAAGCGGGCCTGCCTCACGAATACCTGGGCCTGGACAGCTCTGGGGTACAAATGATCAAAGTTGAGCGGGAAAATTTAATTGCTGTTTCCCAGGCCCTTGTGGCGGCCGGATTTAACTATCTTCAATGCCAAGGCGGTTATGACTTAGGGCCGGGTCAAGAACTCGTCAGTTTCTATCATTTAGTCAAATTAACCGATGATGCTGTCCAACCGGAAGAACTACGCCTGAAGGTCTTTTTGCCCCGCGATGATGCCCGGATGCCCTCTGTCTATTGGATTTGGAAAACCGCCGATTGGCAAGAACGGGAAACCTATGATATGTACGGCATTATCTATGAAGGCCATCCCCACTTAAAACGGTTGCTGATGCCGGAAGATTGGGTTGGCTATCCACTGCGGAAAGACTATATTACTCCCGATTTCTACGAGCTTCAGGAAGCCTACTAG
- the ndhC gene encoding photosynthetic/respiratory NAD(P)H-quinone oxidoreductase subunit C, whose translation MFVLSGYEYFLGFLLICGLVPVIALVASKLLRPKSQTLARITTYESGMEPIGGAWIQFNIRYYMFALVFVIFDVETVFLYPWAVAFNQLGVLAFIEALIFIAILVIGLVYAWRKGALEWS comes from the coding sequence GTGTTTGTCCTCAGTGGTTATGAATATTTTCTCGGCTTTTTGCTGATCTGTGGCCTCGTCCCTGTTATTGCCCTGGTGGCTTCTAAACTGCTCCGGCCAAAATCCCAAACCCTGGCCCGGATTACCACCTATGAATCGGGGATGGAACCCATTGGCGGGGCCTGGATCCAGTTCAATATTCGCTACTATATGTTTGCCCTAGTCTTTGTCATTTTTGATGTAGAAACCGTATTTCTTTACCCTTGGGCGGTGGCCTTTAATCAACTTGGTGTTTTAGCGTTTATTGAGGCCTTGATTTTTATCGCCATCCTTGTCATCGGCCTGGTCTATGCCTGGCGTAAGGGTGCTTTAGAGTGGTCTTAA